In Halobacteriovorax marinus SJ, the following proteins share a genomic window:
- the rpoB gene encoding DNA-directed RNA polymerase subunit beta produces the protein MTEVFKPNEWYRKSFSTAPTVLETPPLMNLQLKSFEEFLQKDVPPAQRKMVGLQQVFHSVFPIHDFNKTVSLEFVSYTLEEPKYSVKECRQRGLSYEAPLKVVVRLVFYEVNVDKDGNEQRTVSSIKEQEVYLGNIPLMAETGSFVYNGTERVIVSQLHRSPGIIFEHDSGKKHSSGKLLYSARIIPHRGSWLDFEFDHKNVLFARIDRKRKLHATVVLKAMGYSTTDLLEMFYEMETLNINKDATFTRELDFSLMIGTRALNDILDPSSGKALVKKGKKFTKASVKKLNEAGITEISAELEEVIGKVAAEDIFDENTGEVLCLANEALSEAKIQELIAAGITKVKVIYIDMINFGDQVRNTLLLDKTDTRDTALIKIFERLRPGEPPTVEAAEQLFDNLFFNEEKYDLSKVGRMKINYKFGLNVPVENTVLTKEDIIMTAKYLVELNNGKGKVDDIDHLGNRRVRAVGELLENQFRVGLVRMERAVKERMAIQEIETMMPYDLVNQKPVSASVKEFFGSSQLSQFMDQTNPLSEVTHKRRLSALGPGGLTRERAGFEVRDVHSTHYGRMCPVETPEGPNIGLITSLATYARVSEYGFIETPYQTVNEDLSLGAAKYFTAFEEEGKVIAQIDNNHIVDGKVDGEHVPSRAAGEFTLVPNDQVELMDVSPQQMISIATSLIPFLEHDDANRALMGSNMMRQAVPVVRTDAPIVGTGIESTVARDSGAILFAKHSGRVIFVDSNRIVIQRDKFDEGQSGVDIYKLVKYQRTNQNTCNNQKALVKEGDVVSKGMVIADGPGTHLGDLALGQNVLVAFMPWGGYNYEDSILINERLLARDVFTSVHIESYEVEARDTKLGKEEITRDIPNVSEEALKDLDEAGIIRVGAIIKPGDILVGKITPKGETQLSPEEKLLKAIFGDKAGDVKDTSLRAPSSVRGTVIDAKVYTREGVELCARSKEIIEQETTLIRRDERIEIKAIQTSSILKIAEMLKGAKTTDRLVSEDGSSELLPKGAELTGEVLASIPFELIGYLPLEPALEERLSEYFADVRNRINRVRQKANDEIAKHHRGDELPPGVIKKVTIYVAIKRKLQPGDKMAGRHGNKGVISNVLPQEDMPFLADGTPVEIVLNPLGVPSRMNIGQLLELHLGWAGRGLGEKMKALIEDQVEMAEIKDYIYKIYETEEVKNWLKKASDKEVRAVADQLATGVRFSTSAFDGAKEEKIRQMLALGDLEENGKTTLFDGITGDAFAEDVTVGAMYMLKLHHLVDEKLHARSTGPYSLVTQQPLGGKAQFGGQRLGEMEVWALEAYGAAYTLQEFLTVKSDDVIGRTRMYESIVKGEQVLEPGLPESFNVLIRELQALCLDVKLDETTEEEFFN, from the coding sequence ATGACTGAGGTTTTTAAGCCGAATGAATGGTATCGAAAGAGTTTTTCTACAGCTCCAACGGTACTTGAGACACCACCACTCATGAATCTTCAGTTGAAATCTTTTGAAGAATTTCTACAAAAAGATGTGCCACCGGCACAGAGAAAAATGGTTGGTTTACAACAAGTATTCCACTCTGTTTTCCCGATTCACGATTTCAACAAAACAGTTTCATTAGAATTTGTTAGTTATACTTTGGAAGAGCCTAAGTACTCTGTTAAAGAGTGTAGACAAAGAGGCCTTTCGTATGAAGCACCACTTAAAGTGGTTGTTCGTCTAGTATTCTACGAAGTAAACGTAGATAAAGACGGAAACGAGCAAAGAACTGTATCTTCTATTAAAGAGCAGGAAGTTTACTTAGGTAACATCCCTTTAATGGCTGAGACAGGTTCATTTGTCTATAACGGAACTGAGAGAGTTATCGTATCTCAGCTTCACAGATCTCCAGGGATTATTTTTGAGCACGACTCAGGTAAGAAGCACTCAAGTGGTAAATTACTTTACTCTGCTAGAATTATTCCACATAGAGGTTCATGGTTAGACTTCGAGTTTGATCACAAGAACGTTCTATTCGCGAGAATCGATAGAAAAAGAAAATTACATGCAACTGTAGTTCTTAAGGCGATGGGATATTCAACGACAGATCTTTTAGAAATGTTCTATGAGATGGAAACGTTAAATATCAACAAGGACGCTACTTTCACTAGAGAGCTTGATTTCTCTCTTATGATTGGAACAAGAGCATTAAATGACATTCTTGATCCAAGTTCTGGAAAAGCACTTGTTAAGAAAGGGAAGAAATTCACTAAAGCTTCTGTTAAGAAATTAAACGAAGCTGGAATTACTGAAATTTCTGCTGAGCTAGAAGAAGTAATTGGAAAAGTTGCTGCGGAAGATATTTTTGATGAAAATACAGGTGAAGTTCTTTGCCTTGCTAACGAAGCACTTTCAGAAGCAAAGATTCAAGAACTAATCGCTGCTGGTATTACTAAAGTAAAAGTAATCTATATTGATATGATTAACTTTGGTGACCAAGTAAGAAATACTCTTCTTTTAGATAAAACAGATACAAGAGATACTGCACTTATCAAAATCTTTGAAAGACTACGTCCAGGTGAGCCACCGACTGTAGAAGCTGCAGAACAGTTATTTGATAACTTATTCTTCAACGAAGAGAAGTATGACCTTTCGAAAGTTGGTCGTATGAAAATTAATTATAAATTTGGTCTTAATGTTCCAGTTGAAAATACTGTTCTTACTAAAGAAGACATTATCATGACGGCTAAATACCTTGTTGAACTCAACAATGGTAAAGGTAAAGTTGATGATATTGATCACCTTGGTAACAGAAGAGTACGTGCAGTTGGTGAACTACTTGAGAACCAATTTAGAGTTGGTCTTGTTCGTATGGAAAGAGCTGTTAAAGAAAGAATGGCTATCCAAGAAATCGAAACTATGATGCCTTACGATCTGGTAAACCAAAAACCAGTATCAGCATCAGTTAAAGAATTCTTCGGATCTTCTCAGCTTTCACAGTTTATGGATCAGACAAACCCACTTTCTGAAGTAACTCACAAGAGACGTCTTTCAGCTCTAGGGCCAGGTGGTCTTACTAGAGAGAGAGCAGGTTTCGAAGTTCGTGACGTTCACTCTACTCACTACGGTAGAATGTGTCCGGTTGAGACTCCAGAAGGACCGAATATTGGTCTAATTACTTCACTTGCTACATATGCAAGAGTTTCTGAATATGGATTTATTGAAACTCCATACCAGACAGTAAATGAAGATCTATCATTAGGGGCAGCTAAGTACTTCACAGCTTTTGAAGAAGAAGGAAAAGTTATTGCTCAGATTGATAATAACCATATCGTTGATGGAAAAGTTGACGGTGAACACGTTCCTTCTCGTGCGGCTGGTGAATTTACACTTGTACCAAACGATCAAGTAGAGCTAATGGACGTTTCGCCTCAGCAGATGATCTCGATTGCAACATCATTAATTCCTTTCCTTGAGCACGATGATGCCAACCGTGCCCTAATGGGATCGAACATGATGAGACAGGCCGTGCCTGTTGTTAGAACTGATGCTCCAATCGTAGGTACAGGTATCGAAAGTACTGTTGCTAGAGATTCGGGTGCAATTCTATTTGCGAAGCATTCTGGTAGAGTTATCTTTGTTGACTCAAACAGAATTGTTATTCAAAGAGATAAGTTTGATGAAGGTCAATCTGGTGTTGATATTTACAAACTTGTTAAATACCAAAGAACAAATCAAAATACTTGTAACAACCAAAAAGCACTAGTGAAAGAAGGTGATGTCGTTTCTAAAGGAATGGTTATTGCTGATGGTCCTGGTACTCACTTAGGTGACCTTGCTCTTGGGCAAAACGTTCTTGTAGCGTTCATGCCATGGGGTGGTTACAACTATGAAGATTCGATCTTAATTAACGAAAGATTACTTGCAAGAGATGTTTTCACTTCTGTTCATATCGAAAGTTATGAAGTTGAAGCTAGAGATACAAAACTTGGTAAAGAAGAAATTACTCGTGATATTCCAAACGTTTCTGAAGAGGCTTTAAAAGATCTTGATGAAGCAGGGATTATTAGAGTAGGTGCTATCATTAAGCCAGGTGATATTCTTGTTGGTAAAATTACTCCAAAAGGTGAGACTCAACTTTCACCGGAAGAGAAACTTCTTAAAGCAATCTTTGGTGATAAAGCTGGAGATGTTAAGGATACTTCTTTAAGAGCACCATCATCAGTTCGTGGAACTGTTATTGATGCAAAAGTTTACACAAGAGAAGGTGTAGAGCTTTGTGCAAGATCTAAGGAAATCATTGAGCAAGAAACAACTTTAATTAGAAGAGATGAGAGAATTGAAATTAAAGCAATTCAAACTTCTTCAATTTTAAAGATTGCTGAAATGCTTAAAGGTGCAAAAACAACTGATAGACTAGTTTCTGAAGATGGTTCATCTGAACTTCTTCCGAAAGGAGCTGAGCTAACAGGTGAAGTTCTTGCTTCGATTCCTTTTGAGCTTATTGGTTACTTACCATTAGAGCCAGCGCTTGAAGAAAGATTAAGTGAATACTTCGCAGATGTTAGAAATAGAATCAATAGAGTTCGCCAAAAAGCTAACGACGAAATTGCTAAGCACCATAGAGGTGATGAGTTACCTCCTGGAGTAATTAAGAAAGTTACAATTTATGTAGCGATCAAGAGAAAGCTTCAGCCTGGTGATAAGATGGCCGGTCGTCACGGTAACAAAGGTGTTATCTCTAACGTTCTTCCACAAGAAGATATGCCATTCCTTGCAGACGGTACTCCTGTCGAGATCGTACTTAACCCTCTAGGGGTTCCATCTCGTATGAATATTGGTCAGCTTCTAGAGCTTCACCTTGGTTGGGCCGGTCGTGGTCTAGGTGAGAAAATGAAAGCTCTTATTGAAGATCAAGTAGAGATGGCCGAGATTAAGGATTATATCTACAAGATCTACGAGACAGAAGAAGTTAAAAACTGGCTCAAGAAAGCTTCCGATAAAGAAGTAAGAGCTGTTGCAGACCAATTAGCTACAGGTGTTCGTTTCTCAACTTCAGCATTTGACGGTGCTAAAGAAGAGAAGATTAGACAAATGCTTGCTCTAGGAGACCTAGAGGAGAATGGTAAGACAACATTATTCGACGGTATTACAGGTGATGCTTTTGCAGAAGATGTAACTGTTGGAGCGATGTACATGCTTAAGCTACACCACCTTGTAGATGAAAAACTTCACGCAAGATCTACAGGTCCTTACTCACTTGTAACTCAGCAACCACTTGGTGGTAAGGCTCAGTTCGGTGGTCAGAGACTTGGGGAAATGGAAGTTTGGGCGCTAGAAGCATACGGTGCTGCATATACTCTTCAAGAGTTCTTAACAGTTAAGTCAGATGATGTGATTGGACGTACAAGAATGTATGAGTCGATCGTAAAAGGTGAGCAAGTACTTGAGCCAGGTCTTCCTGAGTCATTCAACGTACTTATTCGCGAGCTACAAGCTCTTTGTCTTGATGTTAAGTTAGACGAAACTACTGAAGAAGAATTTTTTAATTAA
- the rplL gene encoding 50S ribosomal protein L7/L12, whose product MSITNEQLIEHISAMSVLDVANLVKELEEKFGVSAAPVAVAGAAAGAAAEEQTEFTVMLTDAGAKKINVIKEVRGITGLGLKEAKELVEGAPKPIKEGIEKAEAEEIKKKLEAAGAKAELK is encoded by the coding sequence ATGTCAATTACAAACGAACAACTTATCGAACACATCTCTGCAATGTCTGTTTTAGACGTAGCAAACCTAGTAAAAGAATTAGAAGAAAAATTTGGTGTATCAGCAGCTCCTGTTGCTGTAGCTGGTGCTGCTGCTGGTGCAGCTGCTGAAGAGCAAACTGAATTTACTGTAATGCTAACTGACGCTGGTGCAAAGAAAATCAACGTAATTAAAGAAGTTAGAGGAATTACTGGACTAGGTCTTAAAGAAGCTAAGGAACTTGTTGAAGGTGCTCCGAAGCCAATTAAAGAAGGTATTGAGAAAGCTGAAGCAGAAGAAATCAAGAAGAAACTTGAAGCTGCTGGAGCTAAAGCTGAACTTAAGTAA
- the rplJ gene encoding 50S ribosomal protein L10 — MLTREEKGAIIDSLKGDIENAKGIFLTNVIGMTSNDGVALRKEIREANGKLVVTRNTLFGLASKGTEAEEMLSNLKGPQAVAFAFEDAPGVAKALKEAGKKHEMVELRGGILDGKVLSIQEVQALADLPSLDEMLGTLLATFNAPISALARVLFAIQEQKESGAEPAPVEAAAEEAPAAEETATEE, encoded by the coding sequence ATGTTAACCAGAGAAGAGAAAGGCGCCATTATCGATTCACTTAAAGGTGATATCGAGAATGCGAAGGGTATTTTTCTTACAAATGTTATCGGGATGACTTCAAACGATGGTGTAGCTCTAAGAAAAGAAATTAGAGAGGCCAACGGGAAGCTAGTGGTAACTAGAAATACTCTTTTTGGACTTGCGTCTAAGGGAACGGAAGCAGAAGAAATGCTTTCTAACCTTAAAGGTCCACAAGCGGTAGCATTTGCATTTGAAGATGCTCCGGGTGTTGCAAAGGCTTTAAAAGAAGCTGGAAAGAAACACGAAATGGTAGAACTAAGAGGCGGAATTCTAGATGGAAAAGTTCTTTCTATCCAAGAAGTTCAAGCTCTTGCAGATTTACCATCACTTGATGAAATGCTAGGAACATTACTAGCTACTTTCAATGCTCCTATTTCAGCATTAGCAAGAGTGCTATTTGCTATTCAAGAGCAGAAAGAATCAGGTGCAGAGCCAGCTCCAGTAGAAGCGGCTGCAGAAGAAGCTCCGGCTGCTGAAGAAACAGCAACTGAAGAGTAA
- the rplA gene encoding 50S ribosomal protein L1, with amino-acid sequence MAKTKSKKYLEAAAKVDSTKLYSIEEAIKLAKETSYVSFDATVDVAFNLGVDPRHADQMIRGALALPAGTGKDVRVCVITSGDKIKAAEEAGADFAGGDDIVQKIAGGWLDFDRVIASPDMMGKLGRIGRVLGPRGLMPNPKLGTVTPDVAKAVAEQKAGKVEYRTEKNGIIHIPVGKVSFEEDKLKQNIEAVVSAIVKAKPSSAKGTYLKTLTFSSTMGPGIKVDTLEALSIAK; translated from the coding sequence ATGGCTAAGACAAAGTCAAAAAAGTATTTAGAAGCTGCTGCTAAGGTAGACAGTACAAAATTATATTCAATTGAAGAAGCTATTAAGTTAGCAAAAGAAACAAGCTATGTTTCTTTTGATGCAACTGTTGACGTAGCATTCAACCTTGGTGTTGATCCAAGACACGCTGATCAAATGATCCGTGGTGCTTTAGCTCTTCCTGCTGGTACAGGTAAAGACGTTAGAGTTTGTGTTATTACTTCAGGTGATAAAATCAAAGCTGCAGAAGAAGCGGGAGCTGATTTCGCAGGTGGTGATGATATCGTTCAAAAGATTGCCGGTGGTTGGCTTGACTTTGATAGAGTAATTGCATCTCCAGACATGATGGGGAAACTTGGTAGAATCGGTAGAGTTTTAGGGCCAAGAGGTTTAATGCCTAACCCAAAACTTGGAACTGTTACTCCTGACGTTGCGAAGGCCGTAGCTGAGCAAAAAGCAGGTAAAGTTGAGTACCGTACTGAGAAGAATGGTATTATCCATATTCCTGTTGGAAAAGTTTCATTCGAAGAAGACAAGCTAAAGCAAAACATTGAAGCAGTTGTTTCTGCAATTGTTAAGGCTAAGCCATCTTCAGCAAAAGGAACGTACTTAAAGACGTTAACTTTTAGCTCGACTATGGGACCAGGAATTAAAGTAGATACTTTAGAAGCGCTAAGTATAGCGAAATAA
- the rplK gene encoding 50S ribosomal protein L11, which translates to MAKKITGFIKLQIEAGKANPSPPIGPALGQKGVNIMEFCKAFNAKTQKEAGTVLPTIITVYSDRSFSFVTKTPPASYLLKTKLKLKRGSQKPGTEVAGSVPKKVVEEIVEAKRPDLTAASQEAAERTIEGSIRAMGLKLDY; encoded by the coding sequence ATGGCAAAGAAGATTACAGGTTTCATTAAACTACAAATTGAAGCCGGAAAAGCAAACCCTTCACCTCCAATTGGACCAGCACTTGGTCAAAAGGGTGTGAACATCATGGAATTCTGTAAAGCATTCAATGCGAAGACGCAAAAAGAAGCTGGAACAGTTCTTCCAACAATTATTACAGTTTATTCTGATAGATCATTTTCGTTTGTAACGAAAACACCACCAGCATCTTACTTACTTAAGACAAAACTTAAGTTAAAAAGAGGATCTCAAAAGCCAGGTACAGAAGTAGCAGGTTCAGTTCCTAAGAAAGTTGTTGAAGAAATAGTTGAAGCTAAGAGACCGGATCTTACTGCAGCATCACAAGAAGCAGCAGAAAGAACAATTGAAGGTTCGATTAGAGCAATGGGATTAAAGTTAGACTATTAA
- the nusG gene encoding transcription termination/antitermination protein NusG: MSEENKTEETSEVVESTETNEATETAEGELAAGDSPDFKWFIAKTLTGQEGKVQRALRERIVNYKQTEFFSEIMVPEETVTSHANGRKRTIKKKLFPGYVLIKMIMNDNTWHLVKDTDKITGFVGGTSDKPAPISDEEAAYMTGQQGEGFKKSKTTVDFAEGETVKVIEGPFASFVGTVEAISEKGKIRVNVSIFGRPTPVELDFTQIEKA, translated from the coding sequence ATGTCTGAAGAAAATAAAACAGAAGAGACTTCTGAAGTAGTTGAGTCAACGGAAACTAATGAAGCAACTGAAACAGCTGAAGGCGAGCTAGCGGCAGGAGATTCTCCTGACTTTAAGTGGTTTATTGCCAAGACTCTAACTGGTCAAGAAGGTAAGGTTCAGAGAGCTCTAAGAGAGAGAATCGTTAATTATAAGCAAACAGAGTTCTTCTCTGAGATTATGGTTCCTGAGGAGACTGTTACCTCTCACGCGAATGGTAGGAAAAGAACTATAAAGAAGAAGTTATTTCCAGGTTATGTATTGATTAAAATGATTATGAATGATAATACATGGCACCTTGTAAAAGATACGGATAAGATTACTGGTTTTGTTGGTGGGACATCTGACAAGCCGGCTCCAATTTCTGATGAAGAAGCTGCCTATATGACAGGTCAGCAAGGTGAAGGGTTCAAGAAGTCGAAAACTACGGTTGATTTCGCCGAAGGTGAAACAGTTAAAGTTATCGAGGGACCATTTGCTTCATTCGTTGGAACTGTGGAAGCAATTAGTGAAAAAGGTAAAATTCGTGTAAACGTCTCAATTTTCGGTAGACCAACACCGGTTGAGTTAGATTTTACACAAATTGAAAAAGCATAA
- the secE gene encoding preprotein translocase subunit SecE, giving the protein MSFIRVEDGKKWINAFVAIISILAGFVMIRFVGQLGEWFDLEAKISNFLAVSQGLGIVVGLGTFVGILKNKNASTHMQEVYSELVKVVWPDKDSVLKMTVGLVITVSIISGIFVLIDFLFRKVLELLY; this is encoded by the coding sequence ATGTCATTTATTCGAGTTGAAGACGGAAAGAAGTGGATCAATGCATTTGTTGCAATAATCAGTATTTTAGCTGGTTTTGTAATGATTAGATTTGTTGGTCAATTAGGTGAATGGTTTGATTTAGAAGCAAAAATTTCAAACTTCCTCGCAGTATCTCAAGGATTGGGAATCGTTGTTGGTTTAGGTACTTTTGTAGGAATCTTGAAGAATAAGAATGCTTCAACACACATGCAAGAAGTATATTCAGAGCTTGTTAAGGTTGTATGGCCAGACAAGGACTCTGTATTAAAGATGACAGTCGGTCTTGTAATCACTGTCTCTATAATAAGTGGAATCTTTGTATTAATAGATTTCTTATTTAGAAAAGTTTTAGAGTTATTGTACTAA
- the tuf gene encoding elongation factor Tu: MAKESFDRSKPHVNIGTIGHVDHGKTTLTAAISITLANAMGGEVRKFDEIDSAPEEKARGITINTSHIEYETANRHYAHVDCPGHADYVKNMITGAAQMDGAILVCSAADGPMPQTREHILLARQVGVPAIVVFLNKVDQVDDEELLELVEMEVRELLSSYDFPGDDLPIVAGSALAALEMRDDAIGKDKVLELMAQVDEYIPTPERDIDKNFLMPVEDVFSISGRGTVCTGRIERGIVKVNEEVEIVGIKETTKTTVTGVEMFRKLLDEGRAGDNVGLLLRGVKREEIERGQCLIKPGTVTPHSKFKCEVYILSKEEGGRHTPIFKGYRPQFYFRTTDVTGAIELAAGTEMIMPGDNTSFDVELITPIAMEKGLKFAIREGGRTIGAGTVSEIVE; encoded by the coding sequence ATGGCAAAGGAATCTTTTGACAGAAGTAAGCCCCACGTAAACATTGGTACGATTGGGCACGTTGACCACGGTAAAACAACATTAACAGCAGCAATTTCAATCACTCTTGCAAATGCAATGGGTGGAGAAGTTAGAAAATTCGACGAGATTGACTCTGCTCCAGAAGAAAAAGCGAGAGGGATTACAATTAATACTTCTCACATTGAGTACGAGACAGCTAACCGTCACTATGCTCACGTAGACTGTCCAGGTCACGCCGATTATGTAAAGAACATGATTACAGGTGCTGCACAGATGGACGGAGCGATCCTAGTATGTTCAGCGGCAGATGGGCCAATGCCACAAACTAGAGAGCACATCCTTCTTGCTAGACAGGTTGGTGTACCAGCGATCGTAGTATTCTTAAACAAAGTAGACCAAGTAGATGACGAAGAACTACTTGAGCTAGTAGAGATGGAAGTAAGAGAACTTCTTTCTTCTTATGACTTCCCAGGTGACGATCTTCCAATCGTAGCAGGTTCAGCGCTTGCAGCACTTGAGATGAGAGACGATGCAATTGGAAAAGACAAAGTACTTGAGCTAATGGCACAAGTTGACGAGTATATTCCAACTCCAGAAAGAGATATTGATAAGAACTTCCTAATGCCAGTAGAAGACGTTTTCTCAATTTCAGGACGTGGTACAGTTTGTACAGGTAGAATTGAAAGAGGTATCGTTAAGGTAAACGAAGAAGTAGAAATCGTAGGTATCAAAGAAACAACTAAGACAACTGTAACAGGTGTTGAGATGTTCAGAAAGTTACTTGACGAAGGTAGAGCAGGTGATAACGTAGGTCTTCTTTTAAGAGGTGTTAAAAGAGAAGAGATCGAGCGTGGTCAGTGTTTAATTAAGCCAGGAACAGTAACTCCACACTCTAAGTTTAAGTGTGAAGTTTATATTCTTTCTAAAGAAGAAGGTGGAAGACACACTCCAATCTTTAAGGGATATAGACCACAATTTTACTTCAGAACAACAGACGTTACTGGAGCGATCGAGTTAGCAGCTGGAACAGAGATGATCATGCCAGGTGATAACACTTCATTCGACGTAGAGTTAATTACTCCAATCGCAATGGAAAAAGGTCTTAAGTTCGCAATCCGTGAGGGTGGTAGAACGATTGGTGCTGGAACAGTATCTGAGATCGTAGAGTAG
- a CDS encoding TrmH family RNA methyltransferase, whose protein sequence is MKTFDLIVGIHSIAEAITNRPSAVRKIIATAEGLKEFRKKTRLDKEIKQFDVKIVSPHDVQKMAEQFYKELELSFQRVPSQIFMVVDPVETYDLAWLYDQIDKSPRYKILCLDQVTDVHNAAAIMRTAAFYGVDCVVTGAKGHFGTGPSFARIASGAIEHVNIVICSSLPKAITKLIEKNVSVIGFSEHAKEDGDGVDISGHVALVLGAEDVGMSNAVSRVVEHRVAIKPLGKIKSLNVSVAAAIAMERWLK, encoded by the coding sequence GTGAAAACATTTGATTTAATCGTAGGAATTCATAGCATTGCTGAGGCGATTACTAATCGTCCAAGTGCCGTAAGAAAAATTATAGCAACGGCTGAAGGTCTAAAAGAGTTTAGAAAGAAAACTCGCTTAGATAAAGAGATCAAGCAATTTGATGTGAAGATTGTTTCACCCCATGATGTTCAAAAGATGGCAGAGCAATTTTATAAAGAGCTAGAGCTCTCATTTCAGCGTGTACCATCTCAAATTTTTATGGTCGTTGATCCGGTTGAAACTTATGACCTTGCTTGGCTCTATGATCAAATTGATAAATCACCTCGCTATAAAATCCTTTGCCTCGATCAAGTAACAGATGTTCACAATGCTGCTGCAATTATGCGAACAGCGGCTTTCTATGGTGTGGATTGTGTTGTTACAGGAGCGAAAGGGCACTTTGGTACGGGTCCATCGTTTGCGAGAATTGCCTCAGGTGCAATAGAGCACGTTAATATTGTTATTTGTTCATCACTTCCTAAGGCCATTACAAAACTCATTGAGAAGAATGTAAGTGTGATTGGTTTTTCTGAGCATGCAAAAGAGGATGGAGACGGTGTCGATATTTCTGGTCACGTTGCTCTAGTCTTAGGTGCAGAAGATGTAGGTATGTCTAATGCTGTTTCAAGGGTAGTTGAGCATAGGGTAGCAATAAAGCCTCTTGGAAAAATAAAGTCTTTGAATGTTTCAGTGGCAGCAGCGATTGCCATGGAACGTTGGCTTAAATAA